From one Nilaparvata lugens isolate BPH chromosome 2, ASM1435652v1, whole genome shotgun sequence genomic stretch:
- the LOC111043980 gene encoding polycystic kidney disease 2-like 1 protein isoform X2, which yields MSNWLRSRNTAVNNSDQNNPNDIINEENPSSTAQPSTITLSEALQQKIEDQQLPAIFSYSRDEDFYYQYTIKKVYEETQFNCFNVTGTISMNDISTMEQYWCFITNFLVSSFHWKFWFGSRDKVYIATTEDENILFNNYLIGVPRIRQVRVTNQSCEIHDEFKQRFKHCYGFYSSSTEETGMIYPTNDGVTGNQSCWMYATAGELESRSYAGQLATYYGGGYTLELTLDEETDKAMLVILKDNLWISRATRAIFVDFATLNTNTESMCFIKLVFEFPPTGGVYPSTNFYLIQLNRYYMDLEHYGLMVLICQILIIFFTIYFTLVEINEFIVLKYKSYFASWWTILDLIILVLLWMSIIGHILLCFLVGYNVRNKLSENVLEQRTYRSFDSLISWHSIHASIVAWTLFFAALKFLRLLKIFRFVRNLFEIIFQASYNILAFIMLFSTIILACGLIAHLQFGDKVRGLQTFPSACCSLVLALVGHFDLQLLIEYDTFIGSTFCYFYIFLVFFIVTNIIIAILNERYWIVNRLLSREHDEDLWEPFRFKLQEKLYKMGCKDCSSRWFKYDQLSKSEKKYNALKDEYARRTEGTLEEAEEFLKNANVTKKNAAKIPKKDIRSLMRGAGGTRSDKDLNKRLSRLEAEIRRLNTELNSRG from the exons CCATTTTCAGTTATTCAAGGGATGAAGATTTTTATTATCAGTATACAATAAAGAAAGTGTACGAAGAAACACAATTCAACTGTTTCAATGTAACTGGAACCATCAGCATGAATGATATCAGTACAATGGAACAATATTGGTGT ttcattaccAATTTTCTGGTCTCCAGTTTCCACTGGAAGTTCTGGTTCGGTTCAAGAGATAAGGTGTACATCGCAACAACAGAAGATGAGAACATACTCTTCAATAACTATTTGATAGGAGTGCCTCGCATCAGACAG GTGAGAGTCACAAATCAATCTTGTGAAATACACGATGAATTCAAACAAAGGTTTAAGCATTGCTACGGTTTCTACTCTTCTAGTACTGAGGAAACAGGTATGATCTATCCAACCAATGATGGCGTAACTGGCAACCAATCATG CTGGATGTATGCGACAGCCGGTGAACTAGAATCTAGGTCGTATGCTGGTCAATTGGCAACGTACTATGGAGGCGGCTACACCTTGGAGCTCACTCTTGACGAGGAAACAGACAAGGCGATGCTCGTTATCCTCAAGGACAACCTGTGGATATCTAGAGCAACACGAGCAATATTCGTCGATTTTGCCACTTTGAATACCAATACTGAATCAATGTGCTTCATCAA ATTAGTATTCGAATTTCCTCCGACGGGTGGAGTATATCCTTCGACAAATTTCTACCTGATACAACTGAACCGTTATTACATGGACTTGGAACATTATGGTCTGATGGTTCTTATCTGCcaaatattgattatattcTTCACAATCTACTTCACACTGGTGGAAATAAACGAGTTCATAGTTTTGAAATACAAATCATACTTTGCATCATGGTGGACTATATTAGATCTGATTATTCTGGTG TTGCTTTGGATGTCAATTATCGGACACATACTTCTATGCTTCCTGGTTGGTTATAATGTGCGCAATAAGTTGAGTGAGAATGTACTTGAGCAGAGAACTTACAGAAGCTTCGACAGCCTCATCTCATGGCATAGCATACATGCCTCCATCGTGGCATGGACATTGTTTTTCGCTGCTCTCAAGTTTTTGAGACTATTGAAAATTTTCCGATTCGTTaggaatttatttgaaattatattccag GCTTCATATAACATTCTCGCATTTATAATGTTATTTTCAACGATAATACTTGCTTGTGGTCTGATTGCTCATTTGCAATTTGGTGATAAA GTCCGTGGTCTACAAACTTTTCCTTCAGCCTGTTGTTCCCTTGTATTGGCTCTAGTGGGACATTTCGATTTGCAACTTCTCATAGAATACGATACATTCATAGGATCAACATTTTGctatttctacatttttctaGTCTTTTTCATTGTGACG aatataattattgccATCCTGAATGAACGATATTGGATAGTAAATAGACTACTGAGTCGAGAACATGATGAAGACCTGTGGGAACCCTTCAGGTTCAAGTTGCAAGAAAAGTTGTACAAAATGGGCTGTAAAGATTGCTCGTCAAGATGGTTCAAGTATGACCAATTGAGCAAAtctgagaaaaaatataatgcTTTGAAGGATGAATATGCTAG GAGAACTGAGGGAACATTGGAGGAAGCAGAAGAGTTTTTGAAGAATGCAAATGTCACCAAGAAGAATGCGGCAAAAATTCCCAAGAAGGATATACGAAGCCTTATGAGAG GTGCAGGCGGCACAAGATCAGACAAAGACTTGAATAAGAGATTGTCCCGGTTGGAAGCAGAAATAAGAAGGTTGAATACGGAACTCAACTCAAGAGGATGA
- the LOC111043982 gene encoding GPN-loop GTPase 2, with product MSSMNAKRVMNRLQFGQLVIGPPGSGKSTYCKTMYDILKEIGRKVAIINIDPANEIMPYEATVDIAELITVEDVMLHKNLGPNGSLIYCMEYLEKNISWLINHLKKLDDHYFIIDCPGQVELYTHHESMKKVMLQLQELNIRLCAVHLVDSHYCSDSGKFISTLLLSLTGMLQMELPHINVLSKIDQVAEYGDNLRFGLDFYTEVLDLDYLLEALQTDPFTAKYKKLSKAIVSLVEDYSLVSFLPLNIKDKKLIIRVKNACDKANGYVYGSGEERNVQALLASAVGAETEQERTGILQDLVNS from the exons ATGTCGTCAATGAACGCAA AAAGAGTGATGAATCGGCTGCAGTTTGGCCAACTGGTGATAGGCCCGCCTGGTAGTGGCAAAAGCACTTACTGCAAAACCATGTACGATATTTTGAAAGAAATCGGAAGAAAAGTGGCCATCATAAATATTG ATCCTGCAAACGAAATTATGCCATATGAGGCAACAGTCGATATAGCCGAGCTGATTACAGTTGAAGACGTCATGTTACATAAAAACCTTGGTCCAAATGGATCGTTGATTTATTGCATGGAATATCTCGAGAAAAATATCAGTTGGCTGATCAATCACTTGAAAAAATTAGATGATCATTACTTTATAATTGACTGCCCTGGACAg GTTGAACTTTATACTCACCACGAATCGATGAAAAAAGTAATGCTTCAACTTCAAGAGTTGAATATCAGATTATGCGCTGTTCATCTGGTTGATTCACACTATTGCAGTGACTCTG GTAAATTCATTTCAACACTTCTACTGTCGTTGACTGGCATGCTGCAGATGGAGTTGCCTCATATAAATGTGCTGTCCAAAATTGACCAAGTTGCCGAATATGGTGATAATCTACGATTCGGATTGGATTTTTACACCGAAGTGTTGGATCTTGATTACTTATTGGAGGCTCTTCAGACTGATCCATTTACTGCCAA GTACAAAAAACTGAGCAAAGCCATTGTGTCTCTGGTCGAGGATTATAGTCTGGTTTCCTTTTTGCCGTTGAATATAAAAGACAAGAAGTTGATCATACGAGTGAAAAATGCTTGTGACAAGGCTAATGGGTATGTGTATGGCTCGGGTGAAGAGAGAAACGTGCAAGCCTTACTAGCGTCGGCAGTTGGAGCTGAGACTGAACAGGAACGAACTGGTATTttacaagatcttgttaattcataa